Proteins found in one Anopheles aquasalis chromosome 3, idAnoAquaMG_Q_19, whole genome shotgun sequence genomic segment:
- the LOC126578085 gene encoding STE20-like serine/threonine-protein kinase isoform X1, giving the protein MSFLNNLKKVFHLGSGEAKKKRIFNNIRMDTDPNDFWDMIGELGDGAFGKVYKAQNKETRQLAAAKMCTLEDEENLSDHMVEIDILSEIKHPNIVGLYEAYSIDDKLWMLIEYCDGGALDSIMVELEKPLTEPQIAYVCKHMCAGLSHLHKNKVIHRDLKAGNVLLTMDGGVKLADFGVSAKNKHTMQKHDTFIGTPYWMAPELVLCETFRDNPYDFKVDIWSLGITLIEFAQMEPPNSEMSPMRVLLKIQKSEPPKLDQPSKWSKHFNDFLARALVKDPQQRPSTDVLIGLPFISGNLDSKPIKDLLLEYKADVVEEELVDEEAEKAKRQAKRRSLYQREPRNSALPLDLDDDSSSLQSQETDKLPDTPTSLSKSSRDSKESTPVPTNEEDPSKVPKLPAAVATPTEIPPAAASTGASASAAATGAVEAPQPEFKKPSLVPTPSSSSSEEQPARVTNSASATALGGGAMHIPTPVLPVAKETHEAAQTEESIAGSDSGTKDTVAGERKSSVGGGAVKKGPAPPPPQPQTPTSPTLKQATVLPSALPIAATGVPKGSAALTPPETPQTPPSESGEAGKDRPDASASAANLTRLDEQTKSTRKEHAPIPPSISSGKESPKSSPLLERPASPASTNQTLNNHHKHHHSTAAHLASNDAIGQTIPPPLAYEDDTTSVLKSMSTGRITPQSAQLHPSRSASTISSNAMNSSTTSITINDATVLGDPSNSLASNVAQVTVVTSHPPVIIDNSIPLPPVSGSSSSASSTKSFGSSQRRKSHHRAGESEVVIVSNELNKTHVNESTSSTDDDFQSLDSLENVANSPRYRKPASAAAAIARKLDESEVLIVSPGYIGNVAEEDGEEEEIMRQQVAMNLEEEEEEDEEVFTGSSNNSKLLLLDTSHVSVVTVGEEEIKVKDSSSSQLINNHLHHHAHHQHSQHHQQQQQHNYNDSTSDLSNVSCGPSESSDDVKVDIVHGHAVVAGGSGRASQQHLQQRSPSGSSISLPSQTGRGVAGAAAGPASGVLNGGNRFNGGGEFHQSREDVSIIVNKRKIEKHRISPDSSVGSFDGGGSVRSASTPIHGGTAAGQHQRTGSGTATVVSSAAATMSKHDRSDAESIATTTSHDSREQNERAELLEEEVTLRRKPLPSAGDLEDDKLTPLVSAKSATKPAGGIPASIGPSSVSATSNSATTTSTAAGAPGAGAVRQKANRTFTKEELHLQNLKKKTRKRTRKFEIDGVQVTTTTSKVIYSDEDSNTLYDDHLFRKQELRELKMLQKQEKKQFYDLQGKEAIAKEQQEKKFEQERMQLERTFEADMDVLARHHRQTVEKFEQQQEAELRNTSKKIRAEQERDLKLFRDSLKQEIRLLKQEVDLLPKEKRKDEFRKRKTQMEFEHEEREKAFLSSLSENHELALRRISEIYREKLSSTDKGYLQQKQTAMRTREAMLWELEEKHIHDKHQLAKRHVKDICFMQRHQMIIRHEKELDQIKRMITRKEEELVKRQTIERRALPKRIRAERKARDMMFRESLRISMTTDPELEREKLKKFQEQEKKRYNQEQLRFETKHSKQLEELRATSEGSIRELEQLQNEKRKQLLEHETSKLRECDEALQKDLREWKAQLMPRKQAIERELNRMVDEYEAAWGPVDRREFDGDFIVPPELRNRTNSLNTLSLRLLNITRSRTFLTLPVQNGGRSTIHGSVPDLSRSVPNTPNSGHKLSVASSYDSVLEENESENYPPGTRSGGNGGTGGGSGGGGGGGGNSQYAVQYVHTNDDGGVHMRRKSEDLLSGKRTRIPIKSFLHTHITSSKSSYSGGGAYGGRDNGVISAYYNTPPNRVRPPEPKDRIVSIRVNQTNSRKPANIFDGMSNRSNIPQYYHPDSSGTMPRTSGGWGMSRLGENTFTNGGSDANLNRMTTFSSARGGLPLPSGQPEGMGRKSGTPGLKLSPSTPALLAPSKDDEDTVV; this is encoded by the exons ATGTCGTTCCTAAACAACCTGAAGAAGGTGTTTCACCTGGGCAGTGGGGAGGCGAAGAAAAAGCGCATCTTCAACAACATCCGCATGGACACGGACCCGAACGACTTCTGGGACATGATCGGCGAGCTGGGCGACGGTGCATTCGGGAAGGTGTACAAGGCACAGAACAAGGAAACGAGACAGTTGGCCGCGGCCAAGATGTGCACGctggaggacgaggagaacTTGAGTGATCACATGGTAGAGATTGACATTCTATCCGAGATCAAGCATCCCAACATCGTCGGACTGTACGAGGCGTATTCCATCGACGATAAGCTGTGG ATGCTGATAGAATATTGTGATGGCGGTGCCTTAGATAGTATTATGGTGGAGCTGGAGAAACCACTGACGGAGCCACAGATTGCTTACGTATGCAAGCACATGTGCGCCGGACTGAGTCATTTACACAAAAACAAGGTGATACATCGCGACTTGAAGGCCGGCAACGTGCTATTGACGATGGACGGTGGCGTGAAGTTAG CTGATTTTGGTGTATCGGCAAAGAACAAACATACGATGCAGAAGCACGACACGTTCATCGGGACGCCGTACTGGATGGCACCGGAGCTAGTACTGTGCGAGACGTTCCGCGACAATCCGTACGACTTTAAGGTCGACATCTGGTCGTTAGGTATAACGTTGATAGAATTTGCGCAGATGGAACCACCCAACAGCGAGATGTCGCCGATGCGTGTGCTGCTCAAGATCCAGAAGAGCGAACCGCCGAAACTGGATCAACCCTCGAAGTGGtcaaaacatttcaatgaCTTTCTAGCACGAGCGTTGGTGAAG GATCCCCAGCAAAGGCCCTCCACCGATGTACTGATTGGGTTACCGTTCATAAGCGGGAATCTGGATTCGAAACCGATCAAAGACCTGTTGCTGGAGTACAAAGCGGATGTCGTGGAAGAGGAGCTTGTTGATGAGGAAGCGGAG AAAGCTAAACGCCAGGCGAAGCGAAGATCGCTCTATCAGAGG GAACCCCGCAACTCTGCCCTACCGCTCGACTTGGACGATGACTCGTCATCACTGCAAAGCCAAGAAACAGATAAAC TTCCTGATACGCCAACGTCCTTATCGAAATCATCCAGAGATTCAAAGGAATCTACACCTGTTCCGACCAACGAAGAGGATCCCAGCAAAGTGCCGAAATTACCTGCTGCAGTGGCGACTCCAACGGAGATTCCACCAGCTGCAGCTTCAACAGGCGCTAGTGCATCCGCAGCAGCGACGGGTGCAGTCGAGGCGCCTCAACCTGAATTTAAGAAACCTTCATTGGTACCAACGCCATCTTCATCCTCATCCGAGGAACAGCCAGCACGGGTGACAAATTCTGCTTCGGCAACGGCACTCGGTGGTGGGGCGATGCATATCCCTACACCTGTGCTTCCGGTTGCAAAGGAAACACACGAGGCAGCACAAACGGAAGAATCAATTGCTGGTAGTGATTCGGGCACTAAGGATACGGTTGCTGGCGAACGCAAATCATCAGTTGGCGGGGGAGCGGTCAAAAAGGGGCcggctcctccaccaccacagcctCAAACGCCAACATCGCCGACCTTGAAACAAGCAACGGTGCTTCCATCAGCCCTCCCAATTGCTGCCACTGGCGTTCCAAAGGGCAGTGCTGCTTTGACGCCACCAGAAACACCACAGACTCCTCCGTCTGAGAGTGGTGAAGCAGGGAAAGATCGCCCAGATGCCTCGGCATCAGCGGCCAATCTCACACGACTTGACGAGCAAACGAAATCAACCCGGAAAGAGCATGCTCCTATACCACCGTCCATATCGTCGGGTAAGGAAAGTCCCAAATCATCGCCATTGCTAGAGCGCCCTGCGTCACCGGCATCGACCAATCAAACGCTGAATAATCATCATAAGCATCATCATAGTACTGCTGCACATCTAGCCTCGAACGATGCCATTGGGCAAAcgattcctcctccgttggcCTACGAGGACGATACTACTAGCGTTCTGAAATCGATGTCCACAGGTCGAATTACTCCACAATCGGCACAGTTACATCCCAGTCGCTCTGCATCGACTATCAGTAGCAATGCAATGAACTCTTCGACCACCTCGATCACAATTAACGATGCGACTGTGTTGGGCGATCCTTCCAATAGTTTGGCAAGCAACGTGGCGCAGGTAACGGTCGTGACAAGCCATCCTCCAGTTATTATTGACAACTCGATTCCATTGCCACCGGTATCTGGCTCCTCTTCGTCGGCATCGTCGACGAAATCGTTTGGTTCATCGCAGCGTCGCAAATCGCATCACCGTGCGGGCGAGTCCGAGGTTGTGATTGTTTCGAACGAACTAAACAAAACTCACGTGAATGAGTCTACCTCGTCGACCGACGATGACTTCCAGTCGCTCGACAGTCTCGAAAATGTGGCCAATTCCCCGCGTTACCGCAAACCGGcgtcggcggcagcggcaatcGCTCGCAAGCTGGACGAGAGCGAAGTGTTAATTGTCAGTCCCGGCTATATCGGAAACGTGGCTGAAGAGGAcggcgaagaggaggagattATGAGACAACAGGTTGCTATGAAcctggaagaagaggaggaagaggacgaggaagtCTTtaccggtagcagcaacaatagcAAGCTGTTGCTACTCGACACTAGTCATGTTTCGGTCGTAACGGTGGGCGAAGAGGAGATCAAGGTGAAGgattcttcctcttcccaGCTTATCAACAATCATTTGCACCACCATGCCCATCATCAGCACtctcagcaccaccaacagcaacagcagcataactaCAATGATTCTACCAGTGACCTGTCGAACGTGAGCTGCGGTCCAAGTGAATCGAGCGACGACGTGAAGGTTGATATCGTGCATGGCCATGCGGTGGtcgctggtggtagtggtcgtgCATCGCAACAGCATCTACAGCAGCGTTCTCCTTCCGGGTCCTCAATTTCATTGCCAAGCCAAACGGGAAGAGGagttgcaggagcagcagcaggtcccgCTAGCGGTGTGTTGAATGGAGGAAACCGTTTCAATGGAGGAGGCGAGTTCCATCAGAGCCGGGAGGATGTTAGCATTATAGTGAATaagcggaaaattgaaaagcacaGGATTTCACCGGACAGCAGTGTTGGTtcgtttgatggtggtggttcggttcgctcgGCTAGCACACCGATCCATGGTGGAACGGCGGCTGGACAGCATCAACGCACTGGTAGTGGTACCGCCACGGTAGTATCATCGGCCGCTGCAACTATGTCGAAGCATGATCGAAGCGATGCGGAAAGTATTGCGACCACCACTAGTCACGATAGTCGGGAGCAGAATGAACGAGCGGAGTTACTCGAGGAAGAGGTAACGTTGCGCCGCAAACCGCTTCCATCCGCCGGTGATCTGGAAGATGATAAGCTGACGCCTCTTGTGTCCGCCAAATCAGCTACCAAGCCAGCCGGTGGCATTCCGGCTTCGATCGGACCTTCCAGTGTGTCAGCGACCAGCAATTCCGCTACTACGACCAGCACTGCGGCCGGTGCACCTGGAGCCGGGGCCGTGCGGCAGAAGGCAAATCGCACCTTTACGAAGGAGGAACTGCATTTGCAAAATCTTAAGAAGAAAACCCGCAAACGTACTCGCAAGTTCGAGATTGATGGCGTGcaggtgacgacgacgacgagtaagGTGATCTACAGCGACGAGGACAGTAACACGCTGTACGATGATCATCTGTTCCGTAAGCAAGAGCTGCGCGAACTGAAGATGCTGCAGAAGCAAGAGAAGAAGCAGTTCTACGATTTGCAGGGGAAGGAAGCCATCGCCaaagagcagcaggagaagaagtttGAGCAGGAGCGGATGCAGCTCGAGCGCACGTTCGAGGCAGACATGGACGTGCTggcccgccaccaccgtcagacGGTCGAAAAgttcgaacagcagcaggaagccgAACTGCGCAATACTTCCAAGAAAATCCGTGCCGAACAGGAGCGTGATCTAAAATTG TTCCGCGATAGTTTGAAGCAGGAGATACGACTCTTGAAGCAGGAGGTCGATCTGCTCCCGAAAGAGAAGCGGAAAGATGAGttccgaaagcgaaaaacacaaatggaGTTCGAGCATGAGGAGCGTGAGAAGGCATTCCTGTCGTCATTATCGGAAAACCATGAACTGGCGCTGCGCCGAATAAGTGAAATCTATCGCGAGAAGCTTTCGTCCACGGACAAGGGTTatctgcagcagaagcaaacg GCTATGAGAACGCGTGAGGCCATGTTATGGGAATTGGAGGAAAAACATATTCACGACAAGCACCAGCTGGCAAAGCGTCATGTAAAAGACATTTGCTTCATGCAACGCCATCAGATGATCATCCGACATGAGAAGGAATTGGATCAAATTAAACG CATGATTACCCGCAAAGAAGAGGAGCTGGTGAAGCGACAGACGATCGAGAGGCGAGCCCTGCCAAAGAGAATACGTGCCGAGCGTAAGGCACGTGACATGATGTTCCGTGAATCGTTGCGTATATCGATGACCACTGATCCGGAATTGGAGCGCGAAAAGCTTAAAAAG TTCCaagagcaggagaagaaacgTTACAACCAAGAGCAATTGCGCTTTGAAACGAAGCACAGCAAACAATTGGAAGAGCTACGGGCTACCTCGGAAGGTTCGATAAG AGAACTGGAGCAACTTcaaaacgaaaagcgaaaacagttGCTGGAGCACGAAACATCGAAACTTCGCGAATGCGACGAGGCACTACAGAAGGACTTGCGAGAGTGGAAGGCGCAGCTAATGCCCCGGAAGCAG GCGATCGAGCGTGAGCTGAACCGCATGGTAGATGAGTACGAGGCCGCCTGGGGTCCGGTTGATCGGCGCGAATTCGATGGTGACTTTATCGTGCCGCCTGAGCTTCGCAATCGTACCAACTCGCTAAACACCCTTTCCCTGAGGCTGCTCAACATTACCCGTTCCCGTACGTTCCTAACGCTTCCGGTGCAGAACGGTGGCCGCAGCACAATCCACGGCTCGGTACCGGACCTAAGCCGCTCCGtcccaaacacaccaaactCCGGCCATAAGCTATCCGTTGCCTCGTCCTACGATTCGGTactggaggaaaatgaaagcgaaaactaTCCGCCCGGTACTCGCAGCGGTGGTAATggcggcactggtggtggtagtggtggtggtggtggaggaggaggcaacTCCCAGTATGCCGTTCAGTACGTACACACcaatgacgatggtggtgttcaTATGCGTCGTAAATCTGAGGATTTGCTATCCGGTAAACGCACTCGTATTCCAATCAAAAGCTTCCTTCACACCCACATCACGTCCTCAAAGTCATCTTACTCGGGCGGTGGCGCTTACGGTGGTCGTGATAACGGAGTAATATCCGCATACTACAACACTCCACCGAATCGTGTGCGCCCTCCGGAACCGAAGGATCGTATCGTGTCGATCCGCGTCAATCAGACGAACTCACGGAAACCGGCCAACATTTTCGATGGCATGTCGAACCGTTCCAACATTCCGCAGTACTACCATCCGGACAGTTCGGGAACGATGCCGCGAACGTCCGGCGGCTGGGGCATGAGCCGGCTGGGTGAAAACACCTTCACTAACGGTGGCTCAGACGCAAACCTTAATCGCATGACTACGTTTAGTTCGGCGCGCGGAGGTCTACCTTTGCCGTCCGGGCAGCCCGAGGGAATGGGGCGCAAGTCAGGCACTCCAGGTTTAAAATTGTCTCCTTCGACACCGGCGCTATTAGCGCCGAGCAAAGATGACGAAGATACGGTGGTTTAA